In Leishmania mexicana MHOM/GT/2001/U1103 complete genome, chromosome 24, a genomic segment contains:
- a CDS encoding NPK1-related protein kinase-like, which produces MVTTIGNGGGVVATCGQCGTAFQKRSARFCSRCGAQRDVLAAAVVTAAAAVRKSKAKEAVVSMPPLASAGKESVSGPLGDGAKGTLRPFDLEKLSEKKRSSGGGSVTPPPLTEVSPSALEFRDPSEVTSITTPKRRASLATGAGGVLSSAVDTSLTLSGQQQRRLGQRASSKYAKDGSLTESPLASMADPDQLEHVLTSSSQENAATGGGGGNGVGRNCVPIPPPEKRPPSTFPLPVALVRRDGGRATVTDGADFKGASVKTPPTASPADTQAPTRNGGDSEEAIASLRPSAEEEAQYTAWVTLSPDDLTPEMLQTSNASELRQWRRGSLIGRGTYGSVYLGLLPDGSFHAVKCVELGNKKAATDHLGALELVSLSREVNMMHRLRHQNLCTFKGVYFDSESVSVCMFMEYIGGGSLSGLVKKFKPLPPSVVRSWTQQLLSGLHYLHSQHIIHRDIKGDNVLVDTTADPVTQSQIKLVDFGAARRLTDAVSQSSTVIGTPYWMAPEVVDASGDGSGYSYKADVWSVGCTVAEMLTGRPPWPCKTSAPAAIMMIASATGMPTEIPEEEATPGCLDFMRQCFIRDPEKRPTVQQLLQHPWIQAKME; this is translated from the coding sequence aTGGTGACGACCAtcggcaacggcggtggAGTTGTGGCCACGTGTGGACAGTGCGGGACGGCGTTTCAAAAGAGAAGCGCGCGCTTCTGCAGCCGATGCGGCGCGCAGCGTGATGTTCtagctgcggcggtggtgacggcagccgccgcggtgaGAAAGTCGAAGGCTAAAGAGGCGGTTGTGTCGATGCCGCCCTTGGCCTCCGCCGGCAAGGAGTCGGTCTCGGGGCCACTGGGTGATGGCGCGAAGGGCACGCTGCGGCCGTTCGATCTAGAGAAGCTCAGCGAGAAGAAGCGAagtagcggcggcggtagtgTGACCCCACCGCCCTTGACAGAGGtgtcgccgtctgcgctAGAGTTTCGCGATCCAAGCGAGGTCACATCCATCACCACACCGAAGCGGCGAGCTAGCCTTGCAACCGGGGCTGGAGGTGTGCTTTCCTCTGCCGTTGACACTTCTCTTACCCTTTCTGgtcaacagcagcggcgactcGGGCAGCGCGCGTCTTCCAAGTACGCCAAGGACGGGTCACTCACCGAGTCGCCTCTGGCATCGATGGCTGACCCGGACCAGCTTGAGCATGTGCTCACCTCGTCTTCACAAGAGAACGCGGCGacgggaggcggtgggggcaACGGCGTTGGCCGAAATTGCGTCCCCATCCCGCCCCCCGAGAAGCGCCCGCCGTCCACCTTTCCACTACCTGTGGCGCTAGTGCGCAGGGACGGGGGCAGGGCAACAGTGACTGATGGCGCAGACTTCAAGGGCGCCTCGGTGAAAACACCTCCCACTGCCTCGCCGGCGGACACGCAGGCGCCCACGAGaaacggcggcgacagcgaggagGCTATCGCGTCTCTGCGCCCatcggcggaggaggaggcacagtACACGGCCTGGGTGACGCTCTCGCCGGACGACCTCACCCCGGAGATGCTGCAGACTAGCAATGCTAGCGAGCTGCGACAGTGGCGCAGGGGCAGCCTCATCGGCCGTGGCACCTACGGGTCTGTCTATCTCGGGCTCCTTCCGGATGGCAGCTTCCACGCCGTCAAGTGCGTGGAGCTGGGCAACAAAAAGGCCGCAACCGATCACCTCGGCGCCCTCGAGCTTGTCTCACTCTCGCGAGAGGTCAATATGATGCATCGCTTGCGACACCAAAACCTCTGCACGTTCAAAGGCGTTTACTTCGACTCGGAGAGCGTCTCCGTCTGCATGTTCATGGAGTACATTGGCGGGGGCTCCCTCTCCGGCCTCGTCAAGAAGTTcaagccgctgccgccctcggtggtgcgcagctggacgcagcagctgctctccGGGTTACACTACCTACACAGCCAGCACATTATTCACCGCGACATCAAGGGCGACAATGTGCTGGTCGACACCACAGCCGATCCAGTCACCCAGTCGCAGATCAAACTTGTCGACttcggcgcggcgcggcggctgacAGACGCCGTGtcgcagagcagcaccgtGATCGGCACACCGTACTGGATGGCACCCGAGGTGGTGGACGCGTCCGGAGACGGGAGCGGGTATAGCTACAAGGCGGATGTGTGGTCGGTGGGGTGCACTGTGGCGGAGATGCTGAcggggcggccgccgtggccgtgCAAGACGAGTGCACCAGCCGCTATCATGATGATTGCGTCTGCCACCGGGATGCCGACGGAGATTCCcgaagaggaggcgacgccagGATGCTTAGACTTCATGCGCCAGTGCTTCATCCGCGACCCGGAGAAGCGAccgacggtgcagcagctgctgcagcacccgtgGATACAAGCAAAGATGGAGTAg